The proteins below are encoded in one region of Enhydrobacter sp.:
- a CDS encoding putative peptidoglycan glycosyltransferase FtsW, whose amino-acid sequence MIQVPRDDRSVIGQWWWTVDRWALGAVLAIMAFGVLLTLAASPPAAERIGADSFMFAKRQFVFLPMALALMLAISLASPRHVRRLSLIVFVASVVLLALTFVIGVEIKGARRWIAVPGLSGIQPSEFVKPSLAVISAWLLAQSRAERTAPGYILSTLLVGIVLALLIMQPDLGMSIVVAAVWAAQLFVVGLPMWVAGFGVVGGAASLVGAYFAFAHVRSRFDRFLDPSSGDNYQVNTALEAFMNGSLFGRGPGEGTVKAQLPDAHTDFVMAVCGEEFGLIVCLIILLLFVFVTLRALQRATKETSLFITLAATGLAVQFGLQAAINMASTVQLIPAKGMTLPFISYGGSSALSMAICVGMMLALTREHAGLREIV is encoded by the coding sequence ATGATCCAGGTTCCGCGCGACGACCGCAGCGTCATCGGCCAATGGTGGTGGACGGTCGACCGCTGGGCGCTCGGCGCCGTTCTGGCCATCATGGCCTTCGGGGTGCTGCTCACGCTCGCCGCCTCGCCGCCCGCCGCCGAGCGCATCGGCGCCGACTCCTTCATGTTCGCCAAGCGCCAGTTCGTGTTCCTGCCGATGGCGCTGGCGCTGATGCTCGCCATCTCGCTCGCCTCGCCGCGCCATGTGCGGCGGCTGTCGCTGATCGTGTTCGTGGCCAGCGTCGTGCTGCTGGCGCTGACCTTCGTGATCGGCGTCGAGATCAAGGGCGCGCGGCGCTGGATCGCGGTGCCGGGCCTCTCGGGCATCCAGCCGTCGGAGTTCGTGAAGCCGAGCCTCGCCGTGATCTCGGCCTGGCTGCTGGCGCAGAGCCGCGCCGAGCGGACCGCGCCGGGCTACATCCTCTCGACCCTGCTGGTCGGCATCGTGCTGGCGCTCCTGATCATGCAGCCCGACCTCGGCATGAGCATCGTGGTGGCGGCGGTGTGGGCGGCCCAGCTCTTCGTTGTCGGCCTGCCGATGTGGGTCGCGGGCTTCGGCGTGGTTGGCGGCGCGGCGAGCCTGGTCGGTGCCTACTTCGCCTTCGCCCATGTGCGCAGCCGCTTCGACCGCTTCCTCGATCCCTCGTCGGGCGACAACTACCAGGTCAACACCGCGCTCGAGGCCTTCATGAACGGCTCGCTGTTCGGGCGCGGGCCGGGCGAGGGCACGGTGAAGGCGCAACTTCCCGACGCGCACACCGATTTCGTGATGGCGGTGTGCGGCGAGGAGTTCGGCCTGATCGTCTGCCTGATCATCCTGTTGCTGTTCGTCTTCGTGACCCTGCGTGCGCTCCAGCGGGCCACCAAGGAGACCAGCCTCTTCATCACGCTGGCCGCGACCGGGCTCGCCGTGCAGTTCGGCCTGCAGGCCGCCATCAACATGGCCTCGACGGTGCAGCTCATCCCGGCCAAGGGC
- the murD gene encoding UDP-N-acetylmuramoyl-L-alanine--D-glutamate ligase has protein sequence MIDLGVLKGSSFAVLGLARSGLATVRALKASGIDCVAWDDDAPSRDAAAAIGARLVEPDRIEWPGISALVISPGIPNRLPRPHPVAAAARAAGKPLICDVELLARARTAARYVAVTGTNGKSTTTALIGHILKSAGLACEVGGNIGRGALDLAPLGAEGLYVLELSSYQLELLDTFHAHVAVWLNITPDHIDRHGDMAGYVAAKAHIFDRQQTGDCAVIGVDDDFSRAMRETLAARGGAAVVPVALDRPIAGGVSFRAGMLVDADGYTVDFSDVPTLPGAHNAQNAACAWAACRWLGVPREAIVEGLRGYPGLPHRQERVAAVGGVVYVNDSKATNADAAARALSSYRDIYWILGGQAKEGGVAPLAPWFDRVRHAFLIGEATELFAGQLEGKLPFSRCGDLKSALDAAYALSRRESGAGKAVVLLSPACASWDQWRSYEHRGDAFRAMARALPGAQSLGEAA, from the coding sequence ATGATCGATCTCGGCGTCCTCAAGGGCTCGTCTTTCGCCGTCCTGGGGCTCGCGCGCTCGGGCCTGGCGACCGTGCGCGCCCTGAAGGCGTCGGGCATCGACTGCGTCGCCTGGGACGACGACGCACCCTCGCGCGACGCCGCGGCGGCGATCGGCGCCCGCCTCGTCGAGCCCGACCGGATCGAGTGGCCGGGGATCAGCGCGCTGGTCATCAGCCCCGGCATCCCCAACCGCCTGCCCAGGCCGCATCCGGTCGCGGCGGCGGCGCGGGCGGCCGGCAAGCCGCTGATCTGCGACGTCGAGCTGCTGGCGCGCGCCCGCACCGCCGCACGCTACGTCGCCGTGACCGGCACCAACGGCAAGTCGACCACGACGGCGCTGATCGGCCACATCCTGAAGAGCGCGGGGCTTGCCTGCGAGGTCGGCGGCAATATCGGCCGCGGCGCGCTCGATCTCGCCCCGCTCGGCGCCGAGGGCCTGTACGTGCTCGAGCTTTCCTCCTACCAGCTTGAGCTGCTCGACACCTTCCACGCCCATGTCGCGGTCTGGCTCAACATCACGCCCGACCATATCGACCGCCACGGCGACATGGCGGGCTACGTCGCGGCCAAGGCGCACATCTTCGACCGCCAGCAGACCGGCGACTGCGCGGTGATCGGCGTCGACGACGATTTCTCGCGCGCCATGCGCGAGACGCTCGCCGCCCGCGGCGGCGCTGCCGTCGTTCCGGTGGCGCTCGACCGGCCGATCGCGGGCGGCGTCTCCTTCCGCGCCGGCATGCTGGTCGATGCGGATGGCTACACGGTCGACTTTTCCGACGTGCCGACATTGCCGGGCGCGCACAATGCGCAGAACGCGGCCTGCGCCTGGGCGGCCTGCCGCTGGCTCGGCGTGCCGCGCGAGGCGATCGTCGAGGGCCTGCGCGGCTATCCCGGCCTGCCGCATCGCCAGGAGCGCGTCGCGGCGGTCGGCGGCGTCGTCTATGTCAACGACAGCAAGGCGACCAACGCCGACGCCGCGGCGCGGGCGCTCTCGTCCTATCGCGACATCTACTGGATCCTGGGCGGCCAGGCGAAGGAGGGCGGCGTGGCGCCGCTCGCGCCCTGGTTCGACCGCGTGCGCCACGCCTTCCTGATCGGCGAGGCGACCGAGCTGTTCGCCGGCCAGCTCGAAGGCAAGCTGCCGTTCAGCCGCTGCGGCGATCTCAAGTCCGCGCTCGACGCGGCCTACGCGCTCAGCCGGCGCGAGAGCGGCGCGGGCAAGGCCGTCGTGCTGCTGTCGCCGGCCTGCGCCTCGTGGGACCAGTGGCGGAGCTACGAGCATCGCGGCGACGCCTTCCGCGCCATGGCGCGGGCGCTGCCGGGGGCACAGAGTTTGGGGGAGGCGGCATGA
- the mraY gene encoding phospho-N-acetylmuramoyl-pentapeptide-transferase: MIYNFLYPLADLFSPFNLFRYLTFRSIAAFLTALVLSFLIGGRLIRWLRSKQKQGQPIREDGPASHVMGKKGTPTMGGLLILISLSVATLLWADLTNRYVWIVLGITVAFGAVGLWDDYLKVTKKNPKGVPGKVKLGLSIAVAAVAAYFIGQASPPALRYTLALPFLKDVLVPLGLVGFLVFAVLVIVGTSNAVNLTDGLDGLAIGPVIMASIVFGLIAYVVGNLVYTNYLYLHHIPRSGELSVVLSALVGAGLGFLWFNAPPAMVFMGDTGSLAIGGALGAVAVVTKHEIVLAIVGGLFVLETVSVIVQVLSYKWTGRRIFRMAPLHHHFEQKGWAEPTIVFRFWIIAAILSMVGLATLKLR, translated from the coding sequence ATGATCTACAACTTTCTCTACCCCCTGGCGGATCTGTTCTCGCCCTTCAACCTGTTCCGCTACCTGACCTTCCGGTCGATCGCGGCCTTCCTGACCGCGCTGGTGCTGAGCTTCCTGATCGGCGGCCGGCTGATCCGCTGGCTGCGCAGCAAGCAGAAGCAGGGCCAGCCGATCCGCGAGGACGGTCCCGCGAGCCACGTCATGGGCAAGAAGGGCACGCCCACCATGGGCGGGCTGCTGATCCTGATCTCGCTCTCGGTGGCCACGCTCCTGTGGGCCGATCTCACCAACCGCTATGTCTGGATCGTGCTCGGCATCACCGTGGCCTTCGGCGCGGTCGGCCTGTGGGACGACTATCTCAAGGTCACCAAGAAGAATCCCAAGGGCGTACCGGGCAAGGTGAAGCTCGGCCTCTCGATCGCCGTGGCGGCGGTGGCGGCCTACTTCATCGGGCAGGCCTCGCCGCCGGCGCTGCGCTACACGCTCGCGCTGCCGTTCCTGAAGGACGTGCTGGTGCCGCTCGGCCTCGTCGGATTCCTCGTCTTCGCCGTGCTGGTGATCGTCGGCACCTCCAACGCCGTCAATCTGACCGACGGGCTCGACGGCCTCGCGATCGGGCCGGTGATCATGGCCTCGATCGTGTTCGGGCTGATCGCCTACGTGGTCGGCAACCTGGTCTACACCAACTATCTCTACCTGCATCACATCCCGCGCTCGGGCGAGCTTTCGGTCGTGCTCTCGGCACTGGTCGGCGCCGGCCTCGGCTTCCTGTGGTTCAACGCGCCGCCCGCCATGGTGTTCATGGGCGACACCGGGTCGCTCGCGATCGGCGGCGCGCTGGGCGCGGTCGCCGTTGTCACCAAGCACGAGATCGTGCTGGCGATCGTGGGCGGGCTGTTCGTGCTCGAGACCGTGTCGGTGATCGTGCAGGTGCTGTCGTACAAATGGACCGGCCGGCGCATCTTCCGCATGGCGCCGCTGCATCATCATTTCGAGCAGAAGGGCTGGGCCGAGCCGACCATCGTTTTCCGCTTCTGGATCATTGCCGCCATCCTCTCGATGGTCGGTCTCGCCACGCTGAAGCTCAGGTAG
- a CDS encoding UDP-N-acetylmuramoylalanyl-D-glutamyl-2,6-diaminopimelate--D-alanyl-D-alanine ligase, with translation MTALWTSGEIARALSPVAMPAAPFEAVGVTFDSRAVGKGDLFFALAGETSDGHAFVAEALDRGAAAAVVSRDLPEGQGRLVRVPDTMQALVALGRAGRQRSAAKVASVTGSAGKTSTKDALRAMLSAQAPTAASAASFNNHVGVPISLARLSREARYGVFEIGMNHPGEIEPLARLVEAHVGIVTNVEPVHIGHMGSEEAIADEKACLFAGMRDGAVAVLNRDNRHFERLAARARRLGVSRIVGFGRSEAADARLLACSLHDRGSDVVALIHGRRIEYRLGAAGEHWVLNSLAALAAVEALGADFDRAAAALAGVEASPGRGARRRLAFGPGTVELIDESYNANPASMRAMLAVLARTEPASGGRRLLALGDMRELGEKADCYHAGLAEAVAASGAAQVFLCGPHMKALWQRLPAERRGVHRPDSAALAPDVAAALRAGDVIAVKGSLGSKMKIVVDAVLAASGGQTER, from the coding sequence ATGACGGCGCTCTGGACCTCCGGCGAGATCGCGCGCGCCCTGTCGCCCGTCGCCATGCCGGCGGCGCCGTTCGAGGCGGTCGGCGTCACCTTCGACAGCCGCGCGGTCGGCAAGGGCGATCTTTTCTTCGCGCTCGCCGGCGAGACGAGCGACGGCCACGCCTTCGTCGCCGAGGCGCTGGATCGCGGCGCCGCAGCCGCCGTCGTGTCGCGCGACCTGCCGGAAGGGCAGGGCAGGCTGGTGCGCGTGCCGGACACGATGCAGGCGCTGGTCGCTCTCGGGCGCGCCGGCCGGCAGCGCAGCGCGGCAAAGGTGGCAAGCGTCACCGGCTCGGCCGGCAAGACCAGCACCAAGGATGCGCTGCGGGCGATGCTTTCGGCCCAGGCGCCGACCGCGGCCAGCGCCGCCAGCTTCAACAACCATGTCGGCGTGCCGATCAGCCTCGCCCGCCTGTCGCGCGAGGCGCGCTACGGCGTGTTCGAGATCGGCATGAACCATCCCGGCGAGATCGAGCCGCTGGCGCGGCTGGTCGAGGCGCATGTCGGCATCGTCACCAATGTCGAACCGGTCCATATCGGCCACATGGGCTCGGAGGAAGCGATCGCCGACGAGAAGGCCTGCCTGTTCGCCGGCATGCGCGACGGCGCGGTCGCGGTGCTCAATCGCGACAACCGCCATTTCGAGCGGCTGGCCGCCAGGGCGCGCCGGCTCGGCGTTTCGCGCATCGTGGGCTTCGGCCGCAGCGAGGCGGCCGACGCGCGCCTCCTCGCGTGCTCCCTGCACGATCGCGGCAGCGACGTTGTCGCCTTGATCCATGGCCGCCGGATCGAGTATCGGCTGGGCGCGGCGGGCGAGCACTGGGTCCTGAACAGCCTGGCGGCACTGGCCGCCGTCGAGGCGCTGGGCGCGGATTTCGACCGGGCGGCGGCTGCGCTGGCCGGGGTCGAGGCCTCCCCGGGTCGCGGCGCGCGGCGGCGTCTCGCCTTCGGCCCGGGCACGGTGGAGCTCATCGACGAGAGCTACAACGCCAATCCCGCGTCGATGCGCGCCATGCTGGCGGTGCTGGCGCGAACCGAGCCCGCTTCGGGCGGCCGGCGGCTGCTGGCGCTGGGCGACATGCGCGAGCTCGGCGAGAAGGCGGATTGCTACCATGCCGGTCTCGCCGAGGCGGTGGCGGCGAGCGGCGCGGCGCAGGTCTTCCTGTGCGGTCCGCACATGAAGGCGCTGTGGCAGCGCCTGCCGGCGGAGCGGCGCGGCGTGCACCGGCCCGATTCGGCGGCGCTCGCGCCGGACGTCGCGGCCGCCTTGCGCGCCGGGGACGTGATTGCGGTGAAGGGTTCGCTGGGCTCGAAGATGAAGATTGTCGTCGATGCGGTCCTCGCCGCCAGCGGCGGCCAAACGGAACGCTGA
- a CDS encoding UDP-N-acetylmuramoyl-L-alanyl-D-glutamate--2,6-diaminopimelate ligase: protein MPRLSELMRESADKRAVGALPRDPVLAGLTLDSRQVRPGFLFAALAGTHADGARFVADAVKRGAVAILAAPESALPPLGPGIAVVRDPNPRRRIALMAAAFAGLQPATIAAVTGTNGKSSTVHFVRHLWSALGLRAASVGTLGIASPGFTREAGLTTPDPVQLHADLATLAREGVTHLAIEASSHGLDQHRLDGLKLSAAAFTNLTHEHLDYHPTMEAYFAAKARLFEELLPPGGTAVVNADSPRAEALAQVAARRGLRFWTYGRKGRELRLLDDGPTAVGQHLAIEVLGTRHEVELPLVGGFQASNALAALGLVVATGGDAARAVAALATLCGAPGRLQLVARHESGAPVYVDYAHKPEALETVLATLRPFAKGKLVVVFGCGGDRDRGKRPVMGEIATRLADLTLVTDDNPRSESPEAIRAEICRGIPAERTNWAEVREGRRAAIAQGLAALRSSDDLLLIAGKGHETGQTIAGVTHPFDDAEVARALVRSGA from the coding sequence GTGCCTCGGTTGAGTGAGCTGATGCGGGAGAGCGCCGACAAGCGGGCCGTCGGCGCGCTGCCGCGCGATCCCGTCCTCGCCGGTCTCACCCTCGACTCGCGCCAGGTCCGGCCGGGTTTCCTGTTCGCGGCCCTGGCGGGCACCCACGCCGACGGCGCCCGCTTCGTCGCCGATGCGGTGAAGAGGGGCGCGGTTGCGATCCTGGCCGCGCCGGAGTCGGCCCTGCCGCCGCTCGGCCCAGGGATCGCCGTCGTGCGCGATCCCAACCCGCGCCGGCGCATCGCGCTGATGGCGGCGGCCTTCGCCGGCCTGCAGCCGGCGACGATCGCCGCCGTCACCGGCACCAACGGCAAATCCTCGACCGTCCATTTCGTGCGCCACCTCTGGAGCGCGCTCGGCCTCCGCGCGGCGAGCGTGGGCACGCTCGGCATCGCCTCGCCGGGCTTCACGCGCGAAGCGGGCCTCACGACCCCCGATCCGGTGCAGCTCCACGCCGATCTCGCCACGCTGGCGCGCGAGGGCGTGACGCATCTCGCCATCGAGGCGTCGAGCCACGGCCTCGACCAGCATCGGCTCGACGGGCTGAAGCTCTCGGCCGCGGCCTTCACCAACCTGACCCACGAGCATCTCGACTATCATCCGACCATGGAGGCGTATTTCGCCGCCAAGGCGCGGCTGTTCGAGGAGCTGCTGCCGCCGGGCGGCACTGCCGTCGTCAACGCCGACAGCCCGCGCGCCGAGGCACTGGCGCAGGTCGCCGCGCGCCGCGGCCTGCGCTTCTGGACCTACGGCCGCAAGGGCCGCGAGCTCAGGCTGCTCGACGACGGACCGACGGCAGTCGGCCAGCATCTCGCGATCGAGGTGCTGGGCACCCGGCACGAGGTCGAGCTGCCGCTGGTCGGCGGCTTCCAGGCCTCGAACGCGCTGGCCGCCCTCGGTCTCGTCGTGGCGACGGGCGGCGATGCCGCGCGCGCCGTGGCGGCGCTCGCGACGCTCTGCGGTGCGCCCGGCCGGCTGCAGCTCGTCGCGCGGCATGAAAGCGGTGCGCCGGTCTATGTCGACTACGCCCACAAGCCCGAGGCGCTGGAGACGGTGCTGGCGACGCTGCGGCCTTTCGCGAAGGGCAAGCTGGTCGTGGTGTTCGGCTGCGGCGGCGATCGCGACCGCGGCAAGCGGCCGGTAATGGGCGAGATCGCGACCCGTCTCGCCGACCTCACGCTGGTGACCGACGACAATCCGCGCTCCGAATCGCCCGAGGCGATCCGCGCCGAGATTTGCCGCGGCATTCCGGCCGAGCGGACGAACTGGGCCGAGGTGCGCGAGGGCCGCCGCGCCGCCATCGCGCAGGGCCTCGCCGCGCTCCGCTCGTCCGACGATCTGCTGCTGATCGCCGGCAAGGGCCACGAGACCGGCCAGACCATCGCCGGCGTCACCCATCCCTTCGACGATGCCGAGGTGGCGCGCGCGCTGGTGCGGAGCGGCGCATGA
- a CDS encoding penicillin-binding protein 2, with protein sequence MSLWRKKGPPEPAAASPAAAGARYASPKERYKGDVQETARQRLVVTGALLVVAFTAIAMRMSYVSLLRDGGEPTQRVAAQGGAIQSERADIVDRNGIVLATSLPVMSAFVNPHLVIDAPDAARKIVSVLPDLKYDEVKAKLESDKTFVWIKRALSPRENDLVNRLGIPGLEFQAEERRIYPQGSTAAHVVGYTNIDNAGLGGIERYFDQQLQSGQTVQLSIDLRLQRMVEDEIAHAVQKFSAIGAQAIVMDVTNGEILALASLPTYDANKARTITNEALFNRATLGVYEQGSMFKVFNTALALDSGKVSLGDKFDASSPIKIDRFYIHDDPDVPHRVLSVPEIFKYSSNIGSAKMAVEVGTDAQRAFFDKLGFLKPLHTELMELGTPLYPRHWAKINTMTIAFGHGMSVTPLHVVMGVAAMINGGIEFWPTFLKRNSVRDSGHRVIQAKTSMTMRQLMRLNAVEGTGKKANLAGYEVGGKTGTAEKVAHGGYARKALFSSFVGAFPMSDPKFVVLVSLDEPKGTKETGGYATGGMVAAPSVKVIIEDIVSLYGILPGDWNDRPASLEIGSRPIPETSVVRAVPVSARGQRNEHRALPLRPGEQLAAPPGARRASVE encoded by the coding sequence GTGAGTCTGTGGCGCAAGAAAGGTCCGCCCGAACCGGCCGCCGCGTCCCCCGCGGCGGCCGGCGCGCGTTACGCCTCGCCCAAGGAGCGCTACAAGGGCGATGTGCAGGAGACTGCCCGGCAGCGGCTGGTCGTCACCGGGGCGCTTCTGGTGGTCGCCTTCACGGCGATCGCCATGCGCATGTCGTACGTGTCGCTGCTGCGCGACGGCGGCGAGCCGACGCAGCGCGTGGCCGCGCAGGGCGGCGCGATCCAGTCCGAGCGCGCCGACATCGTCGACCGCAACGGCATCGTGCTCGCCACCTCGCTGCCGGTCATGTCGGCGTTCGTCAATCCGCACCTCGTGATCGACGCGCCCGACGCGGCGCGCAAGATCGTCTCGGTGTTGCCCGACCTCAAGTACGACGAGGTGAAGGCCAAGCTCGAGTCCGACAAGACCTTCGTCTGGATCAAGCGCGCGCTCAGCCCGCGCGAGAACGACCTCGTGAACCGGCTCGGCATTCCCGGGCTGGAGTTCCAGGCCGAGGAGCGGCGCATCTATCCGCAAGGTTCGACCGCGGCGCACGTCGTGGGCTACACCAACATCGACAATGCCGGCCTGGGCGGCATCGAGCGCTACTTCGACCAGCAGCTCCAGAGCGGCCAGACCGTGCAGCTTTCCATCGATCTGCGGCTGCAGCGCATGGTCGAGGACGAGATCGCGCACGCGGTGCAGAAGTTCTCGGCGATCGGCGCGCAGGCGATCGTGATGGACGTCACCAACGGCGAGATCCTGGCGCTCGCGTCGCTGCCCACCTACGACGCCAACAAGGCGCGCACCATCACCAACGAGGCCCTGTTCAACCGCGCCACGCTCGGCGTCTACGAGCAGGGCTCGATGTTCAAGGTGTTCAACACCGCGCTCGCCCTCGACAGCGGCAAGGTCTCGCTCGGCGACAAGTTCGACGCCAGCTCGCCGATCAAGATCGACCGCTTCTACATCCACGACGATCCCGACGTGCCGCACCGCGTGCTGTCGGTGCCGGAGATCTTCAAGTACTCGTCCAACATCGGCTCGGCCAAGATGGCGGTCGAGGTCGGCACCGACGCGCAGCGCGCCTTCTTCGACAAGCTGGGCTTCCTGAAGCCGCTGCACACCGAGCTGATGGAGCTCGGCACGCCGCTCTATCCGCGGCACTGGGCGAAGATCAACACCATGACCATCGCCTTCGGCCACGGCATGTCGGTGACGCCGCTGCACGTGGTCATGGGGGTGGCGGCGATGATCAACGGCGGCATCGAGTTCTGGCCGACCTTCCTCAAGCGCAACTCGGTGCGCGACAGCGGCCACCGCGTCATCCAGGCCAAGACCTCGATGACGATGCGCCAGCTCATGCGGCTGAACGCGGTCGAGGGTACCGGCAAGAAGGCCAACCTCGCCGGCTACGAGGTCGGCGGCAAGACCGGCACGGCGGAAAAGGTGGCGCACGGCGGCTACGCCCGGAAGGCGCTGTTCAGCTCCTTCGTCGGCGCCTTTCCGATGAGCGATCCCAAGTTCGTGGTCCTGGTCTCGCTTGACGAGCCGAAGGGAACGAAGGAGACCGGCGGCTACGCGACCGGCGGCATGGTCGCCGCCCCCAGCGTGAAGGTCATCATCGAGGACATCGTGTCCCTCTACGGCATCCTGCCCGGCGACTGGAACGATCGGCCGGCCTCGCTCGAGATCGGATCGCGTCCGATCCCCGAGACCAGCGTCGTGCGCGCGGTGCCGGTCTCGGCGCGCGGGCAGAGGAACGAGCACAGGGCGCTGCCCCTGCGACCCGGCGAGCAGTTGGCGGCGCCTCCGGGAGCGCGTCGTGCCTCGGTTGAGTGA
- the rsmH gene encoding 16S rRNA (cytosine(1402)-N(4))-methyltransferase RsmH — MTGHVPVLVQEVVEALAPRDGRRYVDGTFGGGGYARGILDRADCQVIAIDRDPDALAAGRALVERYTPRLRLIEGRFGDMADLLSAEGVAEVDGVALDLGVSSMQFDRAERGFSFRASGPLDMRMEKRGRSAADLVNEADEAELADILWRYGEERRSRRVARAIVERRRQKRIETTGELAEIVRRAVGPSAKDESDPATRTFQALRIAVNDELGELERGLVAAESVLAPGGRLAVVSFHSLEDRAVKDFVRARAGRTPGPSRHAPPAATTRGATLRDLTRRPVTPGAAEIAANPRARSARLRVAEKLGDRA, encoded by the coding sequence ATGACCGGCCACGTTCCCGTGCTTGTTCAGGAGGTGGTCGAGGCGCTCGCGCCGCGCGATGGCCGCCGCTACGTCGACGGCACGTTCGGCGGCGGCGGCTATGCCAGGGGAATCCTCGACCGCGCCGACTGCCAGGTGATCGCGATCGACCGCGATCCCGACGCGCTGGCGGCGGGTCGGGCGCTGGTCGAGCGCTACACGCCGCGGCTGCGCCTGATCGAGGGCCGCTTCGGCGACATGGCGGATCTTCTGTCGGCCGAAGGCGTCGCCGAAGTCGACGGCGTGGCGCTCGATCTTGGCGTGTCGTCGATGCAGTTCGATCGCGCCGAGCGCGGCTTCTCGTTCCGCGCCTCCGGGCCGCTCGACATGCGCATGGAAAAGCGCGGCCGTTCGGCGGCCGACCTCGTGAACGAGGCGGACGAGGCGGAGCTGGCCGACATCCTCTGGCGTTACGGCGAGGAGCGGCGCAGCCGCCGCGTCGCGCGCGCCATCGTCGAGCGCCGCCGGCAGAAGCGGATCGAGACGACCGGCGAGCTGGCCGAGATCGTGCGCCGCGCGGTGGGGCCCTCGGCGAAGGACGAGAGCGATCCCGCGACGCGCACCTTCCAGGCGCTGCGCATCGCGGTGAACGACGAGCTGGGCGAGCTCGAGCGCGGCCTCGTCGCGGCCGAGTCGGTGCTGGCGCCGGGCGGCCGGCTGGCGGTCGTGTCGTTCCATTCGCTCGAGGACCGCGCGGTCAAGGATTTCGTGCGGGCGCGGGCGGGGCGGACACCCGGCCCGTCGCGCCATGCGCCGCCCGCGGCCACGACGCGCGGCGCGACGCTGCGCGACCTCACGCGCCGGCCGGTGACGCCGGGCGCGGCCGAGATCGCCGCCAACCCGCGCGCGCGCTCCGCCCGGTTGCGCGTCGCCGAGAAGCTCGGGGACCGCGCATGA
- a CDS encoding N-acetylmuramoyl-L-alanine amidase: MTIDRPSPNHAARPDGAAIDLLVLHYTELPLAESLDILSDPVRAARVSAHYVLAEDGTVYRLVPEERAAWHAGQSHWRGREALNASSIGIEIVNLHGDRHDYPRPQIAALIELCRGILARHPAIVPQNVVGHSDIAPRRKIDPGLRFPWKALAEAGIGLWPKPDAAPVEGDIQAALQRFGYAPAGALAPEEIVKAFQRRFRPARVDGVADQETRALLGGLLDQVGARA, from the coding sequence ATGACGATTGACCGGCCGTCGCCCAATCACGCGGCGCGGCCCGACGGCGCGGCGATCGATCTACTGGTGCTGCACTATACCGAGCTGCCGCTCGCGGAATCGCTGGACATCCTGTCCGATCCCGTGCGTGCGGCCCGCGTCAGCGCGCACTACGTGCTCGCCGAGGACGGCACGGTCTATCGCCTCGTGCCGGAGGAGCGCGCCGCCTGGCACGCCGGCCAGTCGCACTGGCGCGGCCGCGAGGCGCTGAACGCGAGCTCGATCGGCATCGAGATCGTGAACCTGCATGGCGACCGGCACGACTATCCGCGACCGCAGATCGCTGCGCTGATTGAGCTCTGCCGTGGAATCCTGGCACGCCATCCGGCGATCGTGCCGCAGAACGTCGTCGGCCATTCCGACATCGCGCCCAGGCGCAAGATCGATCCCGGCCTGCGCTTTCCCTGGAAGGCGTTGGCCGAGGCGGGCATCGGTCTCTGGCCAAAGCCGGATGCGGCGCCGGTCGAGGGCGATATCCAGGCGGCGCTGCAGCGCTTCGGCTACGCGCCGGCGGGCGCGCTCGCGCCGGAGGAGATCGTCAAGGCGTTCCAGCGCCGCTTCCGGCCGGCGCGCGTGGATGGCGTCGCCGACCAGGAAACGCGCGCGCTGCTCGGCGGCCTGCTTGACCAGGTGGGGGCGCGGGCCTAG
- a CDS encoding TerB family tellurite resistance protein, whose amino-acid sequence MKIWGKIVGGTAGFALGGPIAALLGVMAGHAVDHYVLEERASDETAPAVRGDSEEHPGLRQIAFTIGVIALGAKMAKVDGEVTRAEVEAFRSFFQVPASEERNVERFFDLAKRDAAGFEPYARQVAALFPDAPEILENVLEGLFDIARADGPVTAEEAEYLARVASIFGLSAERFERARAAALGVIECEPCVILGIDPLATDEQIREAWLRQVRAHHPDRLIAEGLPEEAIAVANRKLALINDAYDRLRRQRGLEAA is encoded by the coding sequence ATGAAGATCTGGGGCAAGATCGTGGGAGGTACGGCGGGCTTCGCGCTGGGCGGCCCGATCGCGGCGCTGCTCGGCGTGATGGCGGGCCACGCGGTCGACCACTACGTGCTGGAGGAGCGGGCGAGCGACGAGACCGCGCCGGCGGTGCGCGGCGATTCCGAGGAACATCCCGGCCTGCGCCAGATCGCCTTCACCATCGGCGTGATTGCGCTCGGCGCCAAGATGGCCAAGGTGGACGGCGAGGTGACGCGCGCCGAGGTCGAGGCCTTCCGCTCGTTCTTCCAGGTGCCGGCAAGCGAGGAGCGCAATGTCGAGCGCTTCTTCGATCTCGCCAAGCGCGACGCCGCGGGCTTCGAGCCCTATGCGCGCCAGGTGGCGGCGCTCTTTCCCGATGCGCCCGAGATTCTCGAGAACGTGCTCGAAGGCCTGTTCGACATCGCCAGGGCCGATGGTCCGGTGACTGCCGAGGAGGCCGAATACCTGGCCCGGGTGGCGAGCATCTTCGGTCTCAGCGCCGAACGCTTCGAGCGCGCGCGGGCGGCGGCGCTGGGCGTGATCGAGTGCGAGCCGTGCGTGATCCTGGGCATCGATCCGCTGGCCACCGACGAGCAGATCCGCGAAGCATGGCTGCGCCAGGTGCGCGCCCATCATCCCGATCGCCTGATCGCCGAGGGCCTGCCCGAGGAAGCGATCGCCGTCGCCAACCGCAAGCTCGCGCTGATCAACGACGCCTACGATCGCCTGCGCCGCCAGCGCGGGCTCGAGGCGGCGTGA